In Setaria italica strain Yugu1 chromosome IX, Setaria_italica_v2.0, whole genome shotgun sequence, the genomic stretch CATCAATGGCGCAACAAAATAGAAGGTATTTGTGTTAATGGGCTATTTTTTAAAAGAGGTGACATCTACAAGATGTTTGGCATGAAATGTGTGCAGCCCACGTTCTCTCGTGGGCAGCAGGTCGGCCGAATTTTAGGTCGTCAAAGCCCACTAGCAAAAGCTGCAAAAATGATGTTAGCGGGCGGCCCAATAAAAAAGTCTAGCGATGCACGCTGTCCGCTCGGGAGGGGAAAGGGAAAGACGCCAGCACGAACGGGCTCACTTCTGGATCTTGACCTTGTTCTTCCAGAAAGAAACCCTCGCACGCGAATTTTTCATGGGTCTTTCGTGAATTTTTCGTCTCTTCGAAATGAAACTACAGACATGTCGCTTCCTTGGTTGGACCGCGGAAATAAAATCTCGAGTCTCATTCGGCCATTCCCATCCGCGTAGTTTTTCTCTCCATCACTACGGGACACACGaacattgccgagtgcctggggcactcggcaaagcctcaAAAACACTCGAcgaaccctttgccgagtgtaacactcggcagtgggcacacggcaaaaaaaCCTGCCGGCAAACaaactttgccaagtgttttttgcCGGGCAcccggcaaaagctttgccgagtgccaaaaaacactcgggaacaattttagaaaaaaataaaaaaaaacaagtcgcttgccgccgtcgccgtcactGGCCCAAGCCCTCCCTGGatctcgccgccatctccctcctcctggccagcggcgccgccatctccctccaccTGGCCCGCGCtgccatctccctccccctccatggatctcGCCGTgccaccgccgtctccctcccccGATCCGTGCCGCCGCTGTcccctccgcccctgcccacgcgcaccgccgtcccctccgTCCCGGCCCACGCGTGTCACCGTCTCCCTCCCCATCCCTGGATCTCGCCGTtgggggaaggagggagggaggggcggccccGGCCACCGGATGTCGTCGGTGGGGAGGGGGCGgctggagagggagggggagggagaaggaggaggccgccgcccggatctcgccgaggaggggcgcggggagggggcggctgCCAGGGGAAGGAGTGGCagccggccaccgccggatccgACCCCAGGAGGCCACCACGGCCCCGCccaccatggcctccgccgGGGGGAAGGAGTGTGGCGGCCGggccaccgccggatccggccccgAGGGGCCACCACGCCCCCGCCCACCATGGCCTTCGCCGGATCCGGCCTNNNNNNNNNNNNNNNNNNNNNNNNNNNNNNNNNNNNNNNNNNNNNNNNNNNNNNNNNNNNNNNNNNNNNNNNNNNNNNNNNNNNNNNNNNNNNNNNNNNNNNNNNNNNNNNNNNNNNNNNNNNNNNNNNNNNNNNNNNNNNNNNNNNNNNNNNNNNNNNNNNNNNNNNNNNNNNNNNNNNNNNNNNNNNNNNNNNNNNNNNNNNNNNNNNNNNNNNNNNNNNNNNNNNNNNNNNNNNNNNNNNNNNNNNNNNNNNNNNNNNNNNNNNNNNNNNNNNNNNNNNNNNNNNNNNNNNNNNNNNNNNNNNNNNNNNNNNNNNNNNNNNNNNNNNNNNNNNNNNNNNNNNNNNNNNNNNNNNNNNGGCAAAGaggagggtttgccgagtgttttttatttgacactcggcaaagccccgatttgccgagtgttttttctttgccgagtgtttttagcttggcactcggcaaatagcttgtttgccgagtgttcgaaaaaaacactcagcaaagaaaaacactcggcaatttttaacTTTTTCGTAGTGCATCTCCTCCTGTCAGCTTTTCCGTAGTGCATCTCCTCCTGTCTCCATTCCTTGGTAGCGAACTTGCATGCGtctagtttcaaaaaaaaaattagtttcAAAAAAAGACTTGCATGCGTCTCGAAACAGAGTGCTTCCGGGACAGGGTAGGGCCAAGAGGCGCGAATAAAAACGCCTAACAAACGAGATAAAATTCGACGGACCGGATATTCTGTGGTGCCGATTCCTAGAATAACGACCTCCATAATGCACAGCATGTGCAGCTAAGCTCCGGCTGTACGTGCGCCACCTGCCAGCTCTCTCCAACGACAGTTGGGCCACCGGGCTTTCGAGTTGTCGCGGGACCTGCGCGGTCGACCCCGCCGCAGCTCATCGCCGGCGCAGACGAGGCGGCAGGGATTGCCGGCCACGGCCAGGGTTGGCTGGCTGCTCGAACTCTCGCTGCGGAGATTGCTGAtccaggccatgtttagttaccccaaCTTCCAATTTTGACATtatacaaaaagaaaattccccatcacatcaaacttacagtacatgtatggagtactaaatgtagacgaaattaaaaactaattgcacagttttgttgtactttgcgagacgaatcttttgagcctaattagtcaatatttggacaataatttacaaatacaaacgaaacgctacagtgtgctacagtgctggcacagtaattttgcatcttccAAATTGgtcaactaaacaagacctgaATCTTCATGTATTGTGTAGGACGGTAGGTCCAGAGTCCAGAGTCCAGACTGTGTCCACTGGTGCACTTCGCATCAGTTCATAATCTGACGTGGGAACAGCTCCATGCGTGCTAAAGACGTTGGCGAACAGCGACACAAACGTCCGGGAGCTCATTCTAAACAGATTTGCGTTCTCTTGGTGAATAAAAATGGCACTGCCACTGTAGTAAATAGTATGCGAGAATTATCTCGCCTTCGGTACTTGCAACGACTGCCAGAAAAAAGACACCGGATTCCATGCAAACAATATTTACCCCTCCGAAAGCGAGATTTATTTTATCTAAATAAAGCCAAACGATTTTAATTTCAGATATTGCAAAATGGACAATTCGATGGGGTTTCTTGTGATGAAATCCGCCTACTCGGAAAATCAAGTCGCATGTGCCATACTAAAATTGTGGCGTGAATCAAACAACTTCTCTATCAAACAAAAAAACTATGACATGCTAGAACTATGGCGTGAATCAAACAACTTTCTACCAAAAGTATGGTATAGTTTCGTCAAAGTGTTTTAGTCAGACAAATATTGCTTATCTTCTAACCTGAGAAGGCCAGAAGGGGCACCCTAAATAtgtgtttttttaattaaaaaacatAGAGAGACTATGATTCACGGAAACTGTTGCTCCGTAGATTTGTTACAATCTCGATAAAATTAGCCTAGTTCGTGACACTCGCTCCAaatttagggtgcgtttggttgcgaggacgaagtgggacgggacgggacgatcccacttcgtcccgcgtttggttggaggacaggtgggacggggacatccctacgagggaatataccctcccagatgcgggatgccgccgtcccaccaaaacgagcggacgggggcattccACTTATGCTATTCCAGGCAACTCCATATCTTCGAACTACGGCATCCCTCGGGTTATACCACTATCCTGCAGGCTCCGGGCAATCTCCCCTGATACCCCAGTGGTAAGCCGATTCCGAGATGCGGGAACTCCCGCTGACCCGCCCTGGCGGGCTCGATGTCCATTGTCATATAGACTCGCTGTGAGCGACTACGCGCGATGCCTGAGCGGNNNNNNNNNNNNNNNNNNNNNNNNNNNNNNNNNNNNNNNNNNNNNNNNNNNNNNNNNNNNNNNNNNNNNNNNNNNNNNNNNNNNNNNNNNNNNNNNNNNNCGGCCTGGGCGGGCGCGGGAGGTGTATAGATGCACGGTCGGGttccggcgagcgggcgcgggcggcggccggcgagcgggcgcggccggcgagcggccggtggaggaagaaaatacccgttagtatgacaggtgggccccacgaacggtgttaatggaagaagaaaacggtgctcgtcccgtctatagcgatctctccaaccaaacaaaaaattaggacgGACCCATCctattcaaccaaacaagaaatgggatcatcccatcccgaaaaactggaacgggaccgtcccattctacattgtctcccaaccaaacgcacccttagaaTGCCGTTGCACCACGATTCTCCCGTGTTTAGATAGATCAAGAAAAAGaccatcttttattttgttttccctTCCTGCCAGTTCCGCCACTCCGTCACTGACCACCACCAGTCCCTTTCGATTCGGTTACGACTCCACCTGGACTCGCCTCAATTCTACACGAGATGCCTATATAAAGCAGGGCCCGATTCGCCGAGCCGTTGCCCCTCGAATCCTCTTTCTCTCCCACGGCAGAATTCCAGTTCCGGCCGCCTCCTATACATAGGCCAGCCAGCCTCCCCACCCCTTCCCTCCCCAAGGCACCCAGGCCCTGCCGCCCTGCCCAGCCAAGCCGCGCGCGGAGGTGAGGCGCTCGCATCGCACACCTCTCGCCGCGCTATATCCCCGGGGGCGCCGGTCCCTCCCCCTCTCGCCGCGCGTCCTTCGCCTCCGATCCCCCGCgccaccaccgctgccaccGGTGCGCCCGTCAACAGCGGTTGCGCGTTCCTCGAGAGGGCAGGATGCTCGGGTTCAGGACGCAGATGCGGTGGTCGTCGTCGGCGCAGGCGTCGGCGCAGGAGCAGCTGtgcgagggggcggcggccgtcgtggcggcgcggcaggggaTGGAGACGCCGCTCAAGGAGGTGGCGGAGGCGTTCGAGGAGCTGGCGCGCGGGATGGACGCCGACGCcggggagctccgcctcgcgccCTTCGGCGACACCTGCGCGCTCGTCTCCGTGCTCTTCAGCAGCCTCGGCATGGCCTTCAGGTTCGCCGAGATCGAGTACGTCACCAAGGTGAGCACCCGACGACGAACCCGTCTCCCCTTCGCGATTTTTACGGGCGATCCCTTTTTTTTCCGTTTTCTGCCTGAGATCTTTTTGCTTCGGTGTTGGCGTTGTTTCGATCTCCCGGCTAGAGATCCAAAGAGTTGACAGCGTGACGTGTATTGTTTTTGACTTTCATCAGATCTTGCAGCGTCCACCGACGTTACCCAAAAATCCGGATTGAATTATTAtatcttttcctttctcttacataaaagaaagtaaaaaaaatgaaccTTTGCATTCTTTTCCTTCACAAGGAAGTTCCTGGAAAGAACGTTGCCGCGTTGATTTGACTTCCAGTCGATTGCGTGCAGACTCTTTCAGGATTGTCATGGTCGGCGATCATTTAGTACTGTACTAATACTAATCAAAATGTCGCACGTACCCTCTGATTTGTTTGGCATGGGGAATAGTCCCCTCAAGAAATGTAACGCGCTTTACCATATCTGAATAACCGTCCATTCATCCAGGTGAACGACCTCATCGGCGCGGGCAAGTCGTACCGCACGCTGAGCGACATCCTCGACAAGGACATCGAGAACGACTCCGTCAAGAAGCAGGGCAGCCACTCCCGGAACCTGCGCAGGGTCCGCCTCGGTCTTGGCCTCATCAAGGCTCTCTTCGAGCAGTTCCTCACCACCGAGTACGTCTCCTTGCCTTCACCCAGACACAAGTATCTGAATCTCGTCACTAAAGTCTGAACATTTATAGGCAACTTTTCTGAATATTATCGTCCTGTACACAACGTTTTCTGTCATTTATATGATGACAACTGCATGATCCCAGAAATGGTTGTTTGCTGATAAATCTATTCACCAATTGCCAAGTGGTGCTCGTAAGATGTAGCATATATAACTGCCAAGTGCCATGATTGGCAGGTCTAGTTAGTTGTCTTTAAGAAAATTATTGACAGCTCCCTCTGTTCCCTGGCACTTTGATTTTCAGGGGTTGTTCATTGTATGATGCTGCCACGACAGCTTACGGGCAGGTCTGCGCGCCATTTCATAGCTGGGCAATCAGAAAGGCTGTTGGTGCTGGCATGTACACTCTTCCAAGCAGGGAGCAGTTGATAGTGAGGCTGAACGAAACTGGTAAGTAAACATGATCGCCCATCGTGTTCTGAAGGATCAATATGCTTATCAGCCTTCGAAATCTGGGTttcccagaaaaaaaaatcaccttgAATTTTCCTGGAATTGATCGGAGGTTCTGCAGATGATCATTTCATTGTTTTTTAAGGGCAATTATCAAACTTTTAGGATCCTCGGGTTCAGATGTCCTGCTATTTTTTATATATGCCAAGTGTTAACAGTTCCCTTTATTGATTGTTCCTGCAGATTGCTCTGTGCAGAAGGAGATGAGGAGATACATTGATGCCTCTAGTCCTATTATAGAGTACATCGATAACCTCTTCCTTTCGAGGAACATTAGCCTAGATTGGTGAACTGATCTGAACTGACTGAAGATCAAGTATGTAGCTTGTTGACAAGCTGTTGTTGCTGCCATCGATTTATTCTGTTCATAGTTATTTATTCAGCCTTGGTGGGTGGTGGATGCTCCCCTTTCTTCCTTTGTTGCACGCACGGTCTCGTGCTTGTATTGTACAACTGCATGATTATCCTAGCACAACATTGATATTCTTTCCAACTGTCCACATAGAAATTGATGGATAATGCAACGGACTATTCGGATAAGTACAGCTCTCCCTGCTCCACTAGCAGATCTCGCTTTTGGTTATCCACAGAATTCGAAAGGCTGCAAGAGTTTTGAGGCCTGAAATGTAGAATGGGACCTTTCCTGTTGTTCTCAGTGTCAAATATAAGTTACCTGTGTTCTTTTTAAGTggaaaaagtgtattttccgTCCCTCAAATATTGCAAAGTGCGATATTTAtccctcatgtttcatttgATACAAATCAACCCCTTAACCATATAAATCAATCCATTTATCATCCTCAACTAATTTTAATGATAGTTTGGTGTCATGTAACATCGGTTTAGACCTTATAATCATCTTACTAATTACGGCTTAGCCAAAAATCATCACTATAATAGTTCATTTGGAATGGATCCAATTCTATTGAATCAGTTTTGTTAATTTTGCCAGTAAAATTTTTATGGGGTGGCCAGTTTAGATTATTTACTGAATTTTTTGAGCTGACTAAAGCTGATTAGTCAGTGATTACATGGCATAAAGTGCTATTAGATGACACTAAACCATTGTTTATCTGGGGTGGGGATGATAAATGCTCTAATTTAGTTAGAATGAAACATGAGGGATGAatatcacacttttgcaatacttgagggataaaaaatatactttttcctctttttaattaattttgtctATGTGTTAGAGCATGAACATGGAAGGTGTTTACATGCAAATTCTAAGAAAATATAATTTTGTCACGCAATTAAGCATTCATGAAAAAGCCATCAACTCCAATAAATTATTTCCTCCATACATAACCAATTTATAGCGtgaagaaagaaacaaattcATTCATTACATAGCCACCTTATCTAACCAATCTCATTTTACATGCTCTTAGAGCTTAATTATCCAAttaatccttttttttcttttttaaggtGTGTATTAGGATTTGAAAAGGTCAATCTTATTAACCTTTGACTAGTTAACAATTGGTTTAATTGTATGCATCCTTACTGTACAAAAATTGTATCTGCATCAATATATTCACGTATGACCTCTCACTTTACAACTCTTAAACCACAACAACCCTCCGAAGTGGCATTCGACTTGGCATCCATATCACCACATTTTTCCAAATATACTAGTTGCGCCATGAGCTAAATACATATTTTCCTTACAAAAATATTTTCTTCACTAGCTAGTTGGGGCGAGTATCATGCGTAATTATTTTTCTATGGGTTGGTCACAAGATCAGGGTATGTGCTTCAACCCCCTTAGCTGGTACATATATAATTGAAAAAAGGAGCTCATCTCCCCTCCACTTCTTTAACCAGCTAACGAACCCTAATGCTAAGAGTTGTCTAAGGTTTCAAAAGAGATATGATTGCTATAACAAAAGTATAATATGAGTATAACATCGCCACAATCTATCATCTTTAAAATTTGAGCTCAGATGATGTGTCGTCCGAACTCAGATTTTATGAGATGGTATGTTAATTGTCATGTTATTTGAGCTTACACTATATTTTGAAGTAATTTTGAGCATAgactgtcgggcatacaccccaggcccacgagtaggccttgaacggcccactaagggacgtactcggacaagatcagaacaaggatggacacatcctactcggactagtcaagtatgtttatggaaaactactcgggtcttTACCGAGTataactctgtaatagtacccgactagaaCTCCggcttgtaaccctaccctcccgtgtatataagggcgggcagggacccctctcagCAACATCTCCAGTTcaccaaatacaaaccaacacacaggacgtagggtattacccgatctagcggcccgaacctgtctaaatcgtgttccttgcgtcaccattgattccttgattctcgacgatccttaccgcataaaagaccacccacctcctaggcgggttgccggtctaaaacactgacatagACCATAGCAATTCTTTACGTTGTCATATATTTTCTCAAATTTAGATGGTTCCTAGCTCGttgttttggttggtggatTAAACAAAGGAGGTTG encodes the following:
- the LOC101760674 gene encoding ACD11 homolog protein, which encodes MLGFRTQMRWSSSAQASAQEQLCEGAAAVVAARQGMETPLKEVAEAFEELARGMDADAGELRLAPFGDTCALVSVLFSSLGMAFRFAEIEYVTKVNDLIGAGKSYRTLSDILDKDIENDSVKKQGSHSRNLRRVRLGLGLIKALFEQFLTTEGCSLYDAATTAYGQVCAPFHSWAIRKAVGAGMYTLPSREQLIVRLNETDCSVQKEMRRYIDASSPIIEYIDNLFLSRNISLDW